The following are encoded together in the Montipora foliosa isolate CH-2021 chromosome 12, ASM3666993v2, whole genome shotgun sequence genome:
- the LOC137980659 gene encoding zinc finger protein 862-like — protein sequence MGMFCIICRKHDTINPQNKSKKFNTEPSVRFKQKTVEEHESHQQHLAAVEAELLSRVWVFQHQVSYREQVRESVYYNAFLSLYWVAKEELANCKFVRLLQLVEDLGVTDLKLFQHRSSGSVREMFLLLGKVIKEHVCKRARLSNCFGLLCDEVSDISCKEQLVTFLKFVDPDTGKATTEFLAIDDVLEHSTSANAEAIKTVLIRQLNESQVELKKLTSLSSDGASVMTGKRNGVAVLLREESKVMLNVHCICHRLALACGDANDEVSYIKTVEKILVQLWSFFKNSAKKTAAYAKAVKESKAITFSEEGNKKMAKKFSKACRTRWLSTEKAIQGVFEDFTPLTQTLTESLKKRAMLQPLAFYNK from the exons atgg GAATGTTCTGCATCATATGCCGAAAACATGACACTATCAAtccacaaaacaaaagtaagaagTTCAACACGGAACCTTCCGTAAGATTTAAACAGAAAACGGTTGAAGAGCATGAAAGCCACCAGCAGCATTTAGCAGCCGTGGAGGCTGAGCTTCTGAGCAGGGTATGGGTGTTTCAGCATCAGGTCAGCTACAGGGAGCAAGTCAGAGAAAGTGTTTATTACAATGCCTTCCTCAGTCTCTACTGGGTAGCAAAGGAAGAACTTGCAAACTGTAAGTTTGTACGTCTGCTGCAGTTAGTAGAGGACCTGGGAGTAAcagatttaaagttatttcagcATCGTTCCAGTGGTTCGGTCAGAGAGATGTTTCTCTTGTTAGGGAAAGTGATCAAAGAACATGTCTGTAAGAGGGCACGACTGTCCAACTGCTTCGGTTTACTTTGTGACGAAGTTTCTGACATTTCATGCAAGGAACAACTCGTAACTTTTCTGAAATTTGTTGACCCTGATACTGGGAAAGCTACTACAGAGTTTCTTGCAATAGATGACGTTTTGGAACATTCTACGTCTGCTAATGCTGAAGCCATTAAGACCGTTTTAATCAGGCAACTTAACGAATCACAAGTGGAGTTAAAAAAACTCACCAGTCTTTCATCGGATGGTGCAAGCGTTATGACTGGTAAGCGAAATGGCGTGGCCGTCTTACTCCGCGAGGAGTCAAAAGTTATGCTAAATGTTCATTGCATATGCCACAGATTGGCATTAGCATGTGGTGATGCTAATGACGAGGTCTCTTATATAAAAACTGTAGAGAAAATATTGGTACAGCTCTGGTCATTCTTCAAGAATTCTGCAAAGAAAACAGCTGCATATGCCAAAGCAGTCAAGGAGTCAAAAGCAATTACCTTTTCAGAAGAAGGCAATAAGAAAATGGCAAAGAAGTTCTCAAAAGCGTGTAGGACCCGATGGTTGTCCACAGAAAAGGCCATTCAAGGTGTTTTTGAAGATTTTACGCCTCTAACACAGACTCTCACAGAGTCTTTAAAGAAGAGGGCGATGCTCCAGCCACTGGCCTTTTACAACAAGTAG